From a region of the Methanolobus tindarius DSM 2278 genome:
- a CDS encoding ABC transporter permease, which translates to MIDLRYAFVLAFGSIRSAKLRSTLTALGIIIGVAAVVANVSVGASFNQYFTDELGSLGSNFIIIYSQDVNIFYDTELELIRNTPGIEGASAFNQQTAAVTYLSATRQIDVQGVSEDAQYISNLGVEEGSFLTDKDKYVAVIGKEVATEKFDKNISVKNYIDITIKRDDGTSVIQKFRVKGILSSEDNTFVTGGPDRDVTIYIPVATINEMLNVTDYSGFSAKTGSAESVQDVSDEVDKRLARSLGVPTRDLDNDDAKPYRIFNQAEIIERLDSLTNAFTILITMVAVVALIVGSIGIMNIMLVTVTERTSEIGLLKSLGYTKPDIIALFIMESIIVGVIGGIMGTVLGMVGSYIVEVYLGVTPVFPFYLIFLGFFISVLVGLVAGVYPANKAANLNPVEALRHE; encoded by the coding sequence ATGATAGACCTGAGATATGCTTTTGTCCTGGCATTTGGAAGCATACGCAGTGCAAAGCTGCGCTCAACCTTAACAGCTCTGGGTATCATAATAGGTGTTGCTGCTGTTGTTGCAAATGTATCCGTAGGTGCCAGTTTTAATCAGTATTTCACCGATGAGCTCGGTTCTCTCGGTTCAAATTTTATAATAATCTATAGTCAGGATGTCAACATATTTTATGATACCGAACTTGAACTCATCAGAAACACTCCGGGAATAGAGGGAGCTTCAGCATTCAATCAACAAACTGCGGCTGTAACGTATCTTTCGGCTACCCGGCAGATAGATGTTCAGGGCGTGTCGGAAGATGCCCAGTATATTTCCAATCTGGGAGTTGAAGAGGGCAGTTTCCTCACAGACAAGGACAAATATGTGGCTGTCATCGGAAAAGAGGTTGCAACGGAAAAATTTGATAAGAATATCTCCGTGAAAAATTATATAGATATTACTATCAAGCGGGATGATGGTACAAGTGTGATCCAAAAATTCCGTGTAAAAGGAATTCTTTCAAGTGAGGATAATACATTTGTTACAGGTGGTCCGGATCGTGATGTAACTATCTATATTCCTGTGGCTACAATAAATGAGATGCTCAATGTTACGGATTATAGTGGTTTTTCGGCGAAGACCGGCTCTGCAGAATCTGTTCAGGATGTTTCGGATGAAGTTGATAAAAGACTTGCAAGATCACTTGGGGTTCCGACAAGGGATCTTGATAATGATGATGCAAAACCATATCGCATTTTCAATCAGGCAGAGATAATTGAACGTCTGGATTCCCTGACAAACGCGTTTACCATACTTATTACAATGGTGGCTGTTGTTGCACTTATAGTAGGTTCTATTGGAATCATGAATATCATGCTTGTCACAGTTACCGAAAGGACAAGCGAGATCGGTCTTTTGAAATCACTGGGTTATACCAAACCGGATATTATTGCACTGTTCATAATGGAATCCATCATTGTAGGTGTAATAGGTGGTATAATGGGTACGGTTCTTGGTATGGTTGGATCCTATATTGTAGAAGTTTATCTTGGTGTAACTCCGGTATTTCCTTTCTACCTGATATTCCTGGGTTTCTTTATCTCGGTTCTTGTAGGACTTGTAGCTGGTGTTTATCCTGCAAACAAGGCTGCAAACCTGAATCCTGTAGAAGCTCTTCGTCATGAGTGA
- a CDS encoding COG1361 S-layer family protein encodes MLRISLIIALFLSLSFVASAADGADLEVSVLRYEPVPAEIGEYVSVWVKVENLGYAKADDLSIKMVPDYPFSVDSSENAIVNVGILTPDNAAVHEYRLYTDSAAKQGTGTFEVWYQEESDGTWFKKEFELRVGSDSFDSKGTIQLVGEPVKEPEVFMPGDEGTISFTLQNSATDYTITIDDEQYDTNARIQSASLEGAEGIKVTTGTYYGNGVIGAGESVDLTYNLVVADDTPDGTYYLDFSIVGSSHSYNSNWRIPVKVDSSSVRVIPSKPLSLENAEGTLEFDVANIHPNELSSVSVKLEAEGVEFSPSEYFIGSMDSDELFTIEIEAKAVSEDITFPLDLVITADYRNGLNEHTEEITTRQLQHHVVENGGGSGIYLVVLLLVVVGAGAFYYYRKKQVKEGKQEKD; translated from the coding sequence ATGTTGCGAATATCACTGATTATTGCATTATTTTTGTCTTTATCTTTCGTTGCATCTGCTGCAGACGGTGCCGACCTTGAAGTAAGCGTTCTCAGGTATGAACCGGTACCTGCAGAGATTGGCGAGTATGTTAGTGTCTGGGTCAAGGTGGAAAACCTGGGTTATGCAAAAGCCGACGATCTTTCCATAAAAATGGTTCCTGATTATCCATTTTCAGTTGACAGCAGTGAAAATGCCATTGTTAATGTTGGAATCCTGACTCCTGATAATGCTGCTGTTCATGAGTACAGGCTTTACACTGATTCTGCTGCAAAGCAGGGCACGGGAACATTTGAAGTGTGGTACCAGGAAGAATCCGACGGTACCTGGTTCAAGAAAGAATTTGAGTTAAGAGTTGGTTCTGATTCATTTGACAGCAAAGGAACAATACAACTTGTAGGTGAGCCGGTGAAAGAGCCGGAAGTATTCATGCCCGGGGATGAAGGTACAATTTCGTTCACACTCCAGAACAGTGCTACAGATTATACCATCACAATTGATGATGAGCAGTATGATACAAACGCCAGGATACAGTCCGCTTCCCTTGAGGGAGCCGAAGGGATTAAAGTTACAACCGGCACTTACTATGGAAATGGAGTGATAGGTGCGGGAGAATCTGTTGACCTGACTTACAATTTAGTGGTTGCAGATGACACTCCTGATGGTACTTATTACCTTGATTTTTCAATAGTTGGAAGTTCACATTCCTATAACAGCAACTGGAGAATTCCTGTCAAGGTAGATTCATCTTCTGTCAGGGTCATACCATCAAAACCCTTGTCACTTGAAAATGCTGAGGGAACATTGGAATTTGATGTTGCTAATATTCATCCCAACGAGCTTTCATCCGTGAGTGTAAAACTTGAAGCAGAAGGTGTTGAGTTTTCCCCCTCCGAATATTTCATTGGTTCAATGGATTCGGATGAACTGTTCACAATAGAAATTGAGGCAAAAGCAGTTTCTGAAGACATTACTTTCCCTCTTGACCTGGTGATTACAGCAGATTACAGGAATGGCCTTAACGAACATACAGAAGAGATCACCACTCGCCAGCTCCAGCATCATGTTGTGGAAAACGGTGGTGGTTCAGGAATCTATCTGGTAGTTCTTTTGCTGGTGGTTGTCGGAGCAGGTGCTTTTTATTACTACAGGAAAAAGCAGGTAAAAGAAGGGAAACAGGAGAAAGACTAG
- a CDS encoding YIP1 family protein, producing the protein MLQVLTDPNGFFKKKINEEIEWKNPLIIMSLMVVVGAITTYTTIMSTLQSFMSMDFLEGAGQIIIVIFLIIGSIIGVAFSWLLYTAIFYIISIVFSGEGDFKRSMEFVAYGFIPNIVSSLIAAYYANRVFSNIDFSSITDPQAVQDMMFADPSMKIATILGLIFTLWSANIWIFGVKYARNLSLKNAVITVGIPIGLSVLYTVLTVFILR; encoded by the coding sequence ATGTTACAAGTATTAACTGACCCAAATGGGTTTTTCAAAAAAAAGATAAATGAAGAAATTGAGTGGAAAAATCCGCTTATAATTATGTCATTGATGGTAGTAGTAGGAGCCATCACAACCTATACCACAATTATGAGCACCCTTCAATCATTTATGAGTATGGATTTTCTTGAAGGTGCCGGACAAATTATTATAGTAATTTTTCTGATAATTGGCTCTATTATAGGAGTCGCTTTTTCATGGTTGCTGTACACAGCCATATTTTACATCATCTCAATAGTATTCAGCGGCGAAGGAGACTTCAAAAGGTCAATGGAATTTGTGGCCTACGGATTCATTCCAAATATTGTAAGCTCACTGATAGCCGCCTATTATGCTAACAGGGTATTCTCAAACATAGACTTCTCATCTATTACAGACCCACAGGCTGTACAGGACATGATGTTTGCAGACCCTTCTATGAAGATAGCAACTATCCTGGGACTCATCTTCACTCTCTGGAGTGCAAACATCTGGATATTCGGTGTAAAATACGCACGCAACCTCAGCCTGAAAAATGCTGTGATCACAGTTGGTATTCCTATCGGATTGTCCGTTCTTTATACTGTACTGACAGTATTCATCCTCAGGTAA
- a CDS encoding ABC transporter permease — MLSLKHSFRMAVGSISSSKLRSALTTLGIVIGVAAVIANVSLGASFNQYFTEEIGSVGNNFIIIEGKVSNLFHDSEMEIIKNTPGIVGVSPLSQEVAEVTYLSTSRQITVQGVSEDYEQVGNIQMESGTFINDKDKYVAVIGHDVAYDKFDRKISNKNTIELSFIRPDGEVVTQKFKVKGIVASPETTFIQSGIEPDDRIFIPIETMNEIMDQDYYWGYFAAATSLESIDDVTDEIDKRLARDLGVPFRDLDNEDAKPYSLANQGEILEAVNQLSAVLGSLLTSVALISLIVGSIGIMNIMLVTVTERTGEIGIMKSLGFKNHEVLSLFMVESMVVGLFGGVLGIVLGVVGAYAADTAMGLPYVFPVDMILIGMLVSVIVGLLAGIYPANKAARMNPVDALRHE, encoded by the coding sequence ATGCTGAGTCTGAAACATTCATTCAGAATGGCTGTAGGAAGCATCAGCAGCTCTAAACTGAGGTCTGCACTGACAACACTTGGAATTGTCATAGGTGTGGCTGCGGTTATTGCAAATGTATCACTGGGTGCAAGTTTTAACCAGTACTTTACAGAAGAGATTGGTTCTGTAGGCAACAACTTCATAATAATAGAGGGCAAGGTTTCAAATCTCTTTCATGATTCTGAAATGGAGATCATAAAAAACACTCCTGGTATTGTTGGAGTTTCTCCACTGAGTCAGGAGGTTGCTGAAGTTACATATCTCTCAACTTCCCGACAGATAACTGTGCAGGGAGTTTCTGAGGATTATGAACAGGTTGGTAATATCCAGATGGAAAGTGGCACTTTCATAAATGACAAGGACAAGTATGTGGCCGTCATAGGTCATGATGTTGCATACGATAAGTTTGATCGTAAGATATCCAACAAAAATACCATTGAGCTTAGTTTCATAAGACCTGATGGTGAAGTTGTAACACAGAAATTCAAGGTAAAAGGTATTGTTGCCAGTCCTGAAACAACATTCATTCAAAGCGGCATAGAACCCGATGACAGGATTTTCATTCCTATAGAAACAATGAATGAGATAATGGATCAGGATTACTACTGGGGTTACTTTGCGGCTGCCACAAGTCTGGAATCTATTGACGATGTAACCGATGAGATTGACAAGAGACTTGCAAGGGATCTTGGTGTTCCATTCAGGGATCTTGACAACGAAGATGCTAAACCGTACTCACTTGCTAATCAGGGAGAAATATTAGAAGCAGTAAATCAGTTGTCTGCCGTACTTGGCTCTTTGCTGACTTCGGTTGCACTGATATCACTGATAGTAGGTTCTATTGGTATCATGAATATCATGCTTGTCACAGTAACCGAGAGAACCGGAGAGATAGGCATTATGAAATCCCTTGGGTTCAAGAATCATGAAGTTCTGTCTCTGTTCATGGTTGAATCTATGGTCGTGGGATTGTTTGGCGGCGTGCTGGGTATCGTACTTGGTGTGGTAGGTGCATATGCTGCGGATACTGCAATGGGACTGCCATATGTGTTCCCGGTAGATATGATTCTTATTGGAATGTTGGTCTCAGTTATAGTAGGCTTGCTTGCGGGTATTTATCCTGCCAATAAGGCCGCAAGGATGAATCCGGTAGATGCACTGCGTCATGAATAA
- a CDS encoding PLDc N-terminal domain-containing protein: MFDMFGMTVSFFLFIFFFGFGIIGTLFWLWMLIDCATKEPSEGNDKLIWIIIIVFTHVLGALVYFVIRRPKRIQDYGK; encoded by the coding sequence ATGTTCGATATGTTTGGAATGACGGTTTCATTCTTTTTGTTTATATTTTTCTTCGGATTTGGGATAATCGGGACTTTGTTCTGGTTGTGGATGCTCATTGACTGTGCTACAAAAGAGCCATCAGAAGGAAATGACAAACTTATCTGGATAATTATTATAGTTTTCACACATGTGCTTGGTGCTCTTGTGTACTTCGTTATCAGAAGACCAAAAAGAATTCAGGATTATGGGAAATAA
- a CDS encoding YIP1 family protein has translation MGGMMLEALTKPNSFFGRKIHEDIEWKTPIAIIALVIVVKILSSLIVAAGAIELFENVPIVDGMENFASSMMIIWFVISIFTTIIGTLLWWLFYSALFYIISSIFKAEGDFSRVMEFVSYGLLPNIFRSVIEVFYGNKLLLMLENGINDPTLTTDAMLSDPVMKVVPLLMIIFTLWSGYIWMYGLSYSRNISVKNAAIAVAIPVVLSILYTLFEYRIFLMG, from the coding sequence ATGGGTGGAATGATGCTGGAAGCACTGACAAAACCCAATTCTTTTTTTGGGAGAAAGATACACGAAGATATTGAGTGGAAAACACCGATTGCTATTATTGCACTTGTGATAGTAGTAAAGATACTGAGTTCATTAATTGTGGCTGCTGGAGCAATTGAACTATTTGAAAACGTACCCATAGTGGACGGGATGGAAAACTTTGCATCCTCCATGATGATAATATGGTTTGTCATTTCGATTTTCACAACAATCATCGGCACACTTTTGTGGTGGCTCTTTTACAGTGCATTGTTCTACATCATATCTTCAATATTCAAGGCTGAAGGAGATTTCTCAAGAGTGATGGAATTCGTATCCTACGGGCTCCTGCCAAATATCTTCAGATCGGTTATCGAAGTATTCTACGGGAATAAACTACTCTTAATGCTTGAAAACGGCATCAATGACCCTACACTCACAACTGATGCAATGTTGTCTGACCCTGTTATGAAAGTTGTACCACTGTTAATGATAATTTTCACATTATGGAGCGGATACATATGGATGTACGGACTGAGCTATTCAAGGAACATAAGTGTCAAAAATGCGGCTATTGCGGTTGCAATTCCTGTGGTTCTATCCATATTATACACTTTGTTTGAATACAGGATATTTTTAATGGGGTAA
- a CDS encoding COG1361 S-layer family protein, translated as MNFINLSDIEGMIKRSFYILLCIALLSTSSIMPVSADSAPNMKVDIIDYEPFPAQIGEYVDVRVKIENTGFGRADAVSIKMEPEYPFSLDSQNNAVEFIGILSPDDAAVHEYRLYVDESAKVGTGTVDVYYQVYEGGSWYKSSFDLNVGSSTFDSKGTIELTDISCDPVVFMPGDIGTVTFTLTNTATENSVTIDGEDYDTNARVQSAVLQGSDGGIGVTSESYTGSGVIGPGDSITLSYNVEIADDVTDGTYYLDFSMVGNSHSYNNNWRIPVKVDSASVKVIPSKPMELTNGEGTLEFDVANMHPNSLSSVSVKLSADGIDFAPEEYFVGAMDSDELFTIEVDAKTDLTGEVVPVTITVEYRNGINEHITEVAVREVKLNTEEEGSGASIAVGAIMVLLMLGVPAVVFMKRRKQNNN; from the coding sequence ATGAATTTCATTAATCTTTCAGATATTGAAGGAATGATCAAAAGATCATTTTACATTTTACTCTGCATAGCTTTATTAAGTACTTCTTCCATTATGCCGGTCTCAGCAGATTCGGCACCTAACATGAAGGTTGATATAATCGACTACGAGCCTTTCCCGGCTCAGATAGGTGAGTATGTTGATGTCAGAGTAAAGATTGAGAATACGGGTTTTGGACGTGCAGATGCAGTTTCCATTAAGATGGAACCTGAATACCCATTCTCACTGGATTCCCAGAACAATGCTGTGGAATTCATAGGTATATTATCTCCTGATGATGCGGCGGTACACGAATACCGCTTGTATGTGGACGAGAGCGCAAAGGTAGGCACAGGCACAGTTGATGTCTATTACCAGGTCTATGAGGGTGGATCATGGTATAAGTCCTCCTTTGACTTAAACGTCGGTTCCAGCACTTTTGATAGTAAAGGAACCATTGAACTAACCGATATCTCCTGTGATCCTGTGGTATTTATGCCGGGAGATATCGGTACAGTCACTTTCACTCTTACTAATACAGCAACAGAGAATTCTGTAACCATTGATGGTGAGGACTACGATACAAATGCACGTGTCCAGTCTGCGGTTCTCCAGGGCAGTGATGGCGGCATTGGTGTTACAAGTGAAAGTTACACCGGCTCCGGTGTAATCGGTCCTGGTGACTCCATAACACTCAGCTACAATGTTGAAATTGCAGACGATGTGACAGATGGCACCTATTATCTGGACTTTTCAATGGTTGGAAATTCCCACTCATATAATAACAACTGGAGAATTCCTGTAAAGGTTGATTCAGCTTCTGTGAAAGTTATTCCTTCAAAGCCAATGGAGCTTACAAACGGAGAAGGAACTCTTGAGTTCGATGTTGCCAACATGCACCCAAATTCACTAAGCTCTGTAAGTGTAAAGTTAAGTGCTGATGGCATTGATTTTGCTCCGGAAGAATACTTTGTCGGAGCAATGGATTCTGATGAGCTTTTCACAATAGAAGTGGACGCAAAAACAGACCTCACAGGCGAAGTTGTTCCTGTAACCATCACTGTGGAATACAGAAACGGAATTAACGAACACATTACAGAGGTTGCTGTCCGCGAAGTGAAGCTTAATACTGAAGAGGAAGGCAGTGGTGCAAGTATTGCTGTTGGAGCAATCATGGTCCTTTTGATGCTGGGTGTACCTGCGGTAGTGTTCATGAAACGCAGAAAGCAGAACAATAACTAA
- a CDS encoding ABC transporter ATP-binding protein, translated as MTGCNVQNPEIGNVIDIQGLKKSYFLGNQEVPILHGIDLCIKQGEFVAIMGPSGSGKSTLMNMIGCLDRPTSGKVMLMGKDTNAITDNELAELRGFEIGFVFQNFNLIPRLSAYENVLLPTYSNTKKGMDTSGRARDLLKLVGLDDRISHKPAELSGGQRQRVAIARSLINDPSLILADEPTGNLDSKTSVEIMDIFSDLHQKGRTIVMITHDPEMEQYVDRVVRIMDGNIGNN; from the coding sequence ATGACTGGTTGTAATGTGCAAAACCCTGAAATTGGAAATGTAATAGATATTCAGGGTCTGAAGAAGAGTTATTTCCTTGGAAACCAGGAAGTACCAATACTTCACGGGATAGACCTGTGTATTAAACAAGGGGAATTTGTGGCTATCATGGGTCCGTCAGGTTCCGGGAAAAGTACTCTGATGAATATGATCGGCTGTCTTGACAGGCCTACAAGCGGAAAAGTAATGCTTATGGGTAAGGACACAAATGCCATCACAGACAACGAGCTCGCAGAGCTCAGAGGTTTTGAAATCGGTTTTGTTTTCCAGAATTTCAATCTTATACCACGACTCAGTGCTTATGAGAATGTTTTGCTTCCAACTTATTCCAACACAAAAAAAGGAATGGACACGTCAGGACGGGCACGAGACCTGCTGAAGCTGGTAGGTCTCGATGACCGTATAAGTCACAAACCTGCGGAGTTGTCAGGTGGGCAAAGACAGAGAGTTGCAATTGCCAGGTCTCTGATAAACGATCCGTCACTGATTCTCGCAGATGAACCAACTGGAAATCTTGATTCCAAAACAAGTGTTGAGATTATGGATATTTTCTCTGATTTGCATCAGAAAGGGCGTACCATCGTTATGATTACACACGATCCGGAAATGGAGCAGTATGTTGACAGAGTTGTCCGTATAATGGACGGAAATATCGGCAATAATTGA
- a CDS encoding ABC transporter permease, which yields MLSPAQAIEISLGSIGSAKLRSALTTLGIIIGVAAVIANVSLGASFNQYFNDEIGAVGSNFIVVYSQNIDVFFDKELEIIRNTPGVDGVSPINQQMAKVTYMSTSRQIDIQGVTEDYDEVANFGLDSGTFLTDKDRYVAVIGADVAYEKFDKKISIKNPIDITFRREDGGVVTRTFIVKGVITDPETTFAQTGVEPEIRVFIPIDTMNEILGKEDYGGFFIKAESLEVVRETSDEIDKRLARSLGVPSRDLENDDAKPYLMFDQIEILEETNQLSTALSSLLTSVALISLIVGSIGIMNIMLVTVAERTPEIGLLKSLGYNERDILLLFIIESMIVGLIGGIIGTIAGIGAASIANDLLDVPDVFPVSLIFLGFFVSLLVGLVAGVYPARKAARMNPVEALRKE from the coding sequence ATGTTAAGTCCGGCTCAGGCTATCGAAATCTCACTGGGAAGTATTGGCAGTGCAAAGCTCAGGTCTGCCCTTACAACCCTTGGAATCATCATTGGCGTAGCGGCAGTTATCGCTAACGTATCGCTGGGTGCGAGTTTTAACCAGTATTTCAATGATGAGATAGGGGCTGTGGGATCCAATTTCATAGTTGTTTACAGCCAGAACATAGACGTTTTCTTTGACAAGGAACTTGAAATTATCAGGAATACTCCCGGTGTGGATGGTGTTTCCCCAATCAACCAGCAGATGGCGAAAGTCACCTACATGTCAACTTCCCGGCAGATTGACATTCAGGGAGTGACAGAAGATTACGATGAGGTTGCAAACTTCGGGCTTGACTCCGGGACTTTTCTTACAGACAAGGACCGCTATGTTGCTGTAATCGGTGCTGATGTTGCCTATGAAAAATTCGACAAGAAAATCTCAATCAAAAATCCAATAGACATTACATTCAGACGGGAGGATGGCGGTGTTGTTACCCGGACTTTCATAGTAAAAGGTGTGATTACTGACCCTGAAACAACTTTTGCCCAGACCGGAGTTGAACCGGAAATTCGTGTTTTTATCCCTATTGACACAATGAACGAGATTCTCGGAAAAGAGGACTATGGCGGATTTTTCATAAAGGCAGAGAGTCTCGAAGTTGTCCGTGAGACTTCGGATGAGATCGATAAAAGACTTGCACGCAGTCTGGGAGTTCCAAGCAGGGACCTTGAAAATGATGATGCAAAGCCCTATCTTATGTTTGACCAGATAGAGATACTGGAAGAAACAAACCAGCTTTCAACGGCTTTATCCTCTTTACTGACATCTGTGGCTTTGATATCTCTTATTGTCGGTTCAATTGGGATTATGAATATCATGCTTGTAACAGTTGCTGAAAGGACACCTGAGATCGGTCTTCTCAAATCACTTGGTTATAATGAACGTGATATTCTTTTGCTTTTCATTATCGAATCAATGATAGTAGGTTTGATAGGTGGTATAATAGGAACAATAGCAGGAATTGGCGCAGCCTCTATAGCGAACGATCTTCTGGATGTGCCGGATGTTTTCCCGGTAAGTTTGATTTTTCTTGGATTTTTCGTATCATTGCTGGTAGGACTTGTAGCAGGAGTCTATCCTGCAAGAAAAGCAGCACGTATGAACCCTGTTGAAGCTTTGAGGAAGGAGTGA
- a CDS encoding COG1361 family protein: MMKLIALAMIILAALSFPGAAITEIRPTFTVDYSIEPEYFMPGDTGTITVTLANMASGEKFVTEDEETLDMNAYVASASLEGNSDLLILDKSYTDVGLLGPGDTLKLTFTVKARDNTTDGIHFTDLTIVGGSDMNDFNYRIPVKVDDRNVKVIMSNFPSTLMNEVSTISVDVVNRRPNDVTSVIVTPHAKGMTFSPSDYFVGGIPEGNKSTASFTFNTMSSEEGYTDVSFTASYFNGDNLHNSETASKEVRIIKQSPLVFTGIEVENTANKYTLSGDLNNFGITDAKNVMVSIDDAEDIEPLQPYANYFIGTLEADDFSSFELSARVTSRNVTSIPIIIEFRDPDNAYTAITQEISLDTSSRVPYSSSDDEGSSPGLWIGAGIIIIAIVAVIGYSWKKRQDEEEDEDNQDDEDGDEDEYLDDMYADEEEDETLE; this comes from the coding sequence ATGATGAAATTAATTGCCCTGGCCATGATAATTCTGGCCGCTTTATCTTTCCCCGGTGCTGCAATAACTGAAATAAGACCTACATTTACCGTTGATTACAGCATTGAACCTGAATATTTCATGCCTGGTGACACAGGAACAATAACCGTTACATTAGCTAATATGGCAAGCGGTGAGAAATTTGTTACAGAAGATGAAGAAACACTGGATATGAATGCATATGTTGCCAGTGCCAGCCTTGAAGGGAATAGTGACCTCCTGATATTAGATAAAAGCTATACTGATGTGGGACTATTAGGTCCGGGAGATACGCTGAAACTCACCTTCACCGTAAAGGCCAGGGATAATACTACAGATGGAATTCATTTCACAGATCTGACAATCGTAGGTGGCAGCGATATGAATGACTTTAATTACCGTATCCCTGTAAAAGTGGATGACAGGAATGTAAAGGTAATAATGTCAAATTTCCCGTCAACACTGATGAACGAGGTTTCAACTATCAGCGTGGATGTAGTTAACAGAAGACCAAATGATGTAACCAGTGTTATTGTGACCCCGCATGCAAAAGGTATGACATTCAGCCCCTCCGATTATTTTGTAGGAGGAATCCCTGAAGGAAACAAGTCAACAGCAAGCTTCACATTCAACACGATGTCAAGTGAAGAAGGTTACACTGACGTTTCATTTACTGCTTCATACTTTAACGGGGACAACCTGCATAACTCGGAGACTGCATCCAAGGAAGTAAGAATTATCAAACAATCCCCGCTGGTATTCACCGGAATCGAGGTCGAGAATACTGCTAATAAATACACACTTTCAGGAGACCTGAACAATTTCGGCATCACTGATGCGAAGAACGTAATGGTGTCTATTGACGATGCAGAAGATATTGAACCTTTGCAGCCTTACGCAAATTACTTCATAGGAACACTGGAAGCAGATGATTTCAGCAGTTTCGAGCTGAGTGCACGCGTCACATCCCGAAACGTGACCTCTATCCCAATAATCATTGAGTTCCGAGACCCGGACAATGCTTACACTGCTATCACCCAGGAAATATCACTTGATACATCTTCAAGAGTACCATATTCCAGCAGTGATGACGAAGGTAGTTCACCCGGCCTCTGGATAGGTGCCGGCATAATCATAATTGCAATCGTGGCGGTCATTGGATATTCCTGGAAAAAAAGACAGGATGAGGAGGAAGACGAGGATAATCAGGATGATGAAGATGGGGACGAGGATGAGTACTTGGATGACATGTATGCAGATGAAGAAGAGGACGAAACTCTAGAATAA
- a CDS encoding ABC transporter ATP-binding protein, whose protein sequence is MDGKAAYNENSRSNTPVIELVNLCKSYHVGDMDVPILKSIDLRVMPGEFVAIMGPSGSGKSTLMNMIGCLDRPNCGQVLLMGKDVDTLSDPELAKLRGLEIGFVFQNFNLVPRLTTLQNVELPTYANKKPGVDIRQKAMNLVEMVGLKERMNYKPSEMSGGQQQRIAIARALINDPSLILADEPTGNLDSKTGDEIMKIFSDLHEKGRTIVMITHDPDLTEFADRVVHLKDGIIDNN, encoded by the coding sequence ATGGATGGGAAAGCTGCCTACAATGAGAATAGCAGGAGCAATACACCTGTTATTGAGCTTGTAAACCTTTGCAAAAGCTACCATGTAGGGGACATGGACGTACCTATTCTCAAAAGTATTGACCTGAGAGTCATGCCCGGGGAATTCGTTGCAATCATGGGTCCGTCCGGTTCCGGAAAAAGTACACTGATGAACATGATAGGTTGTCTTGACAGGCCAAACTGCGGTCAGGTTCTTTTGATGGGTAAGGACGTTGATACACTTTCGGATCCTGAACTTGCAAAGTTAAGGGGGCTGGAGATTGGATTTGTTTTTCAGAACTTCAATCTTGTTCCAAGGCTCACAACACTCCAGAATGTGGAACTTCCTACTTATGCTAATAAAAAACCAGGAGTGGACATCAGGCAAAAAGCCATGAATTTAGTTGAAATGGTTGGTCTGAAAGAGCGCATGAATTACAAACCCTCGGAAATGTCGGGTGGGCAACAACAGAGGATTGCAATTGCGCGTGCTTTGATTAATGATCCTTCTCTTATACTGGCTGATGAACCAACAGGAAACCTTGATTCAAAAACCGGTGACGAGATTATGAAGATATTTTCTGATCTGCATGAAAAAGGAAGAACAATAGTTATGATCACTCATGACCCGGATCTGACGGAATTTGCAGACAGGGTAGTACATCTTAAAGACGGAATTATTGATAATAACTGA